The DNA window aggggagtggaacctcaacccagcatgttattgtgatagaggttagtgtaaTAGTCAGAATAACAGTACATTTCAGAAAGGCTCCACTCAGCTATTCACTTGCTTACATGTACATCATTTATCTGCCATAGCGGAGCTTGTGTGACTTCTCTACGGCATTGTCACCCAATTCTACTCAATACTGTCAATAACCTCCCCTCTTCTTGTGTTAGTCTGCAGATGCTGCTGGTCCTGGAGTCAAGCAGGAGAGTTCTGAAGGAGAGGATGACCCACGGCACATCCAAACTGGAGTGCCTCCTGTAGCCATGGAGGACCCCATCACTGCCCCAGCGGCACCCAGGACCCGACACAGCATCACGGAGGTTGGTGGAACACTGAATGCCACcctcaagtcagagacagacaccaatAATTTAACGGGTCTGGGGCGATTGGGCTGTCCTCCTGCTCTCCGCTCAGAATATTTACTTGATGGTAACCCAAGCACGAGGATGGATCTGTCCCATCAGGACTTAGGTGACACATTACAGACTGGCAATGATCCGTCCTGTTCATACGCTACAGAGATGATACCTGGTGACATGCCAGTCATCTTAGATACACAGACTAATCCAATGAGAGGGGACTGGAACcggtacagtagtagtgtatacCCTGAAGGGTGCCTAGATAAGAAAGGGGAGGTTATAGTGATAGATGAGGtgactgtgaaagtggagggTGCTGCTCCTCTGACATGGAATGCAGACAAGACTCACTTAGGAGAAGGCCACTCACAGGGCAACACCAGTGACTTCTTAGATTGCAGGGAAAGCTTAGAGACAAATCTAACTGTTGCAACCCACTCCCCTTTACACACGCTCAAGGATCATGACCCACTGTCCACGCCGATGTCACCTTCCGATTCACAATACCTTTTCGatcaggtattgaactcaaaCAACAGGGCTAGAGTCCAGGCTCGGGGAGGGGGAGCCACATCAGGCAATAGCAAAGAGaaacggttcctctgcatgttctgtaacaaaggcttcagcagctcccagaaggtggagatccaccagagggtccacacaggggagaaaccatacagctgtacccagtgtcataTGTGCTTCACCCAGGCTGgtgacctgaagaggcaccagagggtccacacaggggtgaaaccctttagctgtacccagtgtcacatgaGCTTCACCCAGGCTGgcaacctgaagaggcaccagagggtccacacaggggagaaatccTACAGCAACCCTCaagtgtgagaagaggttctcccaccAGCACCAACTGAACATGCACTTAAGTCCACACGGGGAAAGGCCATTTGCCTGTATGCACTACGGGAAGGGGTACTCCgaggatacaccagcagaaaaaacATTCCACGGATTGACCTAGAAATGAACCATTCCACTTGATAGCTTCTGACGTTTAGATCAAACCATGCATTAAAGATAAATGTTAATTGGTGTCAGCAGAAAGGCTCCACATATGCATTTGGAATAACAGATTTCAGTGTTGAATACTTCTGGGTAGAACATTGCATCCAGACATGATATAAGCCTAAAAAGTTGGTTTCATGGTGTTTGTACTGTGTAGGATATGATGTTCAACTACCTAATGTTTTTCCCAAGACACTTTTAATGAGAAAATTAATGCAGTTTATCAAGTTCATTCAGATTTTTAGTTGAGACATATGTGTGGTTTTATATGGTGTATTTAAAATGTATGTTTAATAATCACAAAATGGGGCTTTTCATTAATTGAGACACTCTTTAGTATATATCACATCTGCTCTCACCCTACTCTTAAAACACCAGGCAGCGCTTTATAACCAATATTTAAaaatttttttaattaaaaagccATTCTGCATGCTTGAATGGACGCGTTTTTGAATAGctgtttttacatggtccttcatatcGCCAGATTCTGACTCCGCTACATTTAAGATGTTCCATTACCCAAAATAGGCTTAAATGTTGCTCAGATGAGTTACCCTGCCCTCCTAAGCCATGTGAGGCTGTTGTCAccacccacaacacacacacggacgAAGCTGTCGAGTCCCAGAAAATGAGTAGCGAGGCCTTACACACCTCTCTCATCACACAGTCAACCATTGGTCAGGTAGTGACCACCCTCCCCAGCTGGGACCTGCCCCGTAAGAGAGAAGAAATCAGGAGGAAAGAGCTGTCAAACATATGGCACGCAGCTATACATTTGTTATATCACtttcttctatatattttttggggggtggaggGGAAACAAATTCATAATACATTAAAATGACTCAAACCAAATCGaaactgtaaaaaatataatTGACttacatttacagtgcattcagaaagtattcagaccccttgactttacacattttgttaagttacagctttattctaaaattgattaaattgtttttcccccctcaatctacacacaataccccataatgacaaaacaaaaacaggtttagacatttttgcacgtTTATTAAGAATAGAaaacatatgtaaatgtgataagtattcagaccctttactcagtactttgttgaagcatctttggcagcgattacagcctcgagtcttcttgggtatgacgctgcaagcttggtacatctgtatttggggagtctctcccattcttctctgtagatcctctcaagcgctgtcaggttggatggggagcgtcgctgcacagctattttcaggtctcaccagagatgttcgatcgatcgggttcaaatctgggctctggctgggccacaaggacattcagaaacttgtcccgaagccactcctgcgttgtcttggctgtgtgcttaggatcgttgtcctgctggaaggtgaaccttcaccccagtcggaggtcctgagcgctctggagcaggttttcatcaaggatctctgtactttggtccgttcatctttccctctcctgactagtctcccagtccctgaaaaacattcccacagcatgatgcattcaggtcaaagagttcaatcttggtttcatctgaccagagaatcttgtttctcatggtcttttgtgccttttggtaaactccaagcgggctgtcctgtgacttttactgaggagtggcttccgtctggccactctaccataaaggcctgattggtggagtgctgcagagatggttgtccttctggaagtttctcccatctccacagaggaactctggagctctgtcagagtgaccatcgggttcttggtcacctcaggTTCTCCACTGATTACTctgtttggccgggtggccagctctaggaagagtcttggtggttcaaaacttctcccatttaagaatgatggaggccactgtttttggggaccttcaatgctgcagacattttttggtacccttcccagatctgtgcctcgacacaatcctgtctcggagcactacggacaattcctgTTGGCTCTCCACAACCGACTGGCCGGTCCTCAGCGGGGTTCCATCCAGAAGGGGTCTCCCCCTTCCCTGGAGAACGGAGCTGTTCTCgacccaaccaaccagccatggagATACGTTACTCGCCGTGGAAGTCAAAGACAGCATCCTCTAGAAATGGGTCTCCTTGGAGATGTTGATCCCGGACCCGACACAGCTTTGCCGCCCTGGATCCAGAGGTTCCAGTGCCGCCGCCTTTGGGGGTTTGCCATTCAAGATCGGATCCGGAGGTACCTATGTCTTTgtcctctgttctgtctccctctccggtgACATTTACCTCGGGTTCAGATCCTCGGGGGCTCCCACCCGCATCAAACCGTGAGGCTGCCTGAGAGACCTACCCATTTGACATCGCCAGACATCTCGGTTCCCAGGGCAAAAACTCTGTGCAacccaggagcacgagtacagaaCATCACAAGGCTGCTTCCGACTGTTCTACGACAGATGCCGGTAGCTGACactgtcgtagtccatgtggggtcaaacgaCATCAGGAGGGCTAGCTTGGAACATCTgaaaattgattttaaagaactgattttagCATTTAAAAGACTCAAAAAAAACAGCCAATCAGGTGCCACAGAATGACttttgcagttggctcagaacagggcagcacggctggcccttaaaagtacatggagagctaacattaatgacatgcatgtcaatctctcatggctcaaagtgaaagagagatttacttcctcattacttgtttttgtcTGTTTTAAAATACAagcgcacagctcggacacccatgcataccccacaagacatgccacaagaggtctcttcacagcccccaagtccagaacagactgggAGGCGCACAGTAATAGCTACACGGGCCCCAGGACACACAGTGtattgtgaattctgtaatgaatgtattgtaatgtaaaatTATATAACCGCCTTAATTTtgccagaccccaggaagagtagctgctgtcttggcaggaactaatggggatccataatatacAAATGGAAACGAGATATATCTGAGCTAAGGGTCCAAATACTGTGAATACTTTTAGAGAGATGGTAAACATAGGCTACTTACTTGTTATAGCCTTTCACAAACCTTGGTTCATCTCCTGTTtctgatgtacaagtacaccccctggacaagaCGGGCTAAGGCCCTATTGCAGGGCCCTAGCCCGAATCTagctccttaatgctgagtgccaagcgGAGACGCATCAGGGCCcgtttttacagtctttggtatgactcggcCAGGGATTGAACTCACAATCTTCCAATCTCAGGGCAGACACTAACCATAAGGCCACTGAGTTGATCAGACTATAACAAGGACAGTCCCTATATGCCGCACACCTACGGCAGTGGTAGAAACAGTTAACCTTGTTCAGTCGtccgttattattattattttttatttttgggtgggCCCTAAGTGTCAGCCCGAACAGTCCCTGATATTCCCTGCCCTGCAGTGAGAAAAGAGGAGGGTCAGAGGAAATATTTTGGCAAACAGGATCAGACATGGGGACATTCCAATGTTACTTAATGGCTCCCTTGATGTGATATGTAGTGTAAAGATGCATTTTAAAAAATCTTTCTATTTTATCCCTTCTGGTTGAGGTCATCAAGGATATGTACTCTACTGAGAGCATCATCAAGCCATTCTTTAGGGTATGGACAGGCCTCAAGCTGTCTACATTTTCATAGCCTAATTTTCAACATATGTTTTTCAACATATGTTTTACTTATTTTCTACTCTATTCTTGCTAACACACTGTTCTTTATAAACACGTCTGCTCACAGCTTTAAGAAAAACTGATCATAGGAGATTTGATGTAACGTAATAAGCAGTACCGTATTTCAAAGAACAGCACGCATACCTTTTTCATTTAACTACAC is part of the Oncorhynchus clarkii lewisi isolate Uvic-CL-2024 chromosome 10, UVic_Ocla_1.0, whole genome shotgun sequence genome and encodes:
- the LOC139419700 gene encoding uncharacterized protein; the encoded protein is MAVVFHTQIASIMEVLANAAVAEICKLVDDDYAVFRLEVTQSQKENGALRRKLQLLELKKVARERAERTMRERVLASRPSSVKILDRYRGLARGHVSFVKPGGHNTWRDDQPITVDEGSGTSTQHVIVIESADAAGPGVKQESSEGEDDPRHIQTGVPPVAMEDPITAPAAPRTRHSITEVGGTLNATLKSETDTNNLTGLGRLGCPPALRSEYLLDGNPSTRMDLSHQDLGDTLQTGNDPSCSYATEMIPGDMPVILDTQTNPMRGDWNRYSSSVYPEGCLDKKGEVIVIDEVTVKVEGAAPLTWNADKTHLGEGHSQGNTSDFLDCRESLETNLTVATHSPLHTLKDHDPLSTPMSPSDSQYLFDQVLNSNNRARVQARGGGATSGNSKEKRFLCMFCNKGFSSSQKVEIHQRVHTGEKPYSCTQCHMCFTQAGDLKRHQRVHTGVKPFSCTQCHMSFTQAGNLKRHQRVHTGEKSYSNPQV